From Oscillospiraceae bacterium CM, a single genomic window includes:
- a CDS encoding glucose 1-dehydrogenase has product MAGRLDNKVAIVTGATTGIGRAIAALFVKEGAKVVFAGRREKPGLALESDLKAIGGDVLFVQTDVTKTEDLQYLVNTAIGTYGRVDVLVNNADHLGADADFDEIRDYEDIFNVNIKSYLILCREVLPYMIRQQKGSIINASSACGETGIHSVASYAASKGAIKAFTRSLAGEYADQGVRVNSIMPGMTICDDDPDHDMKFFNSIPMGRAGAPEEIANGFLFFASDESSFCTGSNLIIDGGATAM; this is encoded by the coding sequence ATGGCCGGGAGGCTGGATAACAAGGTTGCCATCGTCACGGGCGCTACGACGGGTATTGGGCGGGCTATCGCCGCCTTGTTCGTCAAGGAGGGCGCGAAAGTCGTTTTTGCCGGCCGCCGCGAGAAACCCGGCTTGGCGCTGGAAAGCGATCTGAAAGCGATTGGCGGCGATGTCCTGTTCGTTCAGACCGATGTGACGAAAACGGAAGATCTGCAATACCTCGTCAATACGGCTATCGGCACTTATGGGCGCGTGGACGTGCTCGTCAACAATGCCGATCACTTGGGGGCGGACGCCGATTTTGACGAGATTCGCGATTATGAGGACATTTTTAATGTCAACATCAAAAGTTATTTGATCCTGTGCCGCGAGGTTCTGCCATATATGATCCGTCAGCAAAAGGGTTCTATTATCAACGCCTCCTCCGCCTGCGGGGAGACGGGGATTCACAGCGTTGCTTCCTATGCTGCCAGTAAGGGCGCGATTAAGGCCTTTACGCGCTCCTTGGCCGGTGAATACGCCGATCAGGGCGTGCGCGTCAATTCCATTATGCCTGGCATGACGATTTGTGACGATGACCCTGATCATGATATGAAATTCTTCAATTCCATCCCGATGGGCAGGGCTGGGGCCCCGGAAGAGATCGCCAATGGCTTTTTATTCTTTGCCAGCGATGAATCGTCTTTTTGCACCGGCAGCAAT